From Paenibacillus sp. FSL H8-0537:
AAAGCTGGCTTCGCTTGCCGGACATTATGATTTCATTTTTTCCTGCCTGCCGACTGGGGTATTACCACGCCATATCGACCATATTGCCGAGCATGCCGAGTATGTAATTAATGTCAGCGGCGATTATCGCTTAAACGATCAGGAGCTGCTCCGGCAGCATTATCCAGAAAGCCTCAGCCATCCAGCGAAAGGGGGCAGCCATTATTTTATTCCGGAGTTTAGCGACATTAATTTGGAGGCGAAGGTGGTCAATTTGCCCGGCTGCATGGCGGTTGCAACGATTTATACGCTGTTTCCGCTGCTGGCAGCTAATCTGATTGAACCGCGCGTCATCTCGGACGCCAAGACGGGCTCCAGCGGCGGCGGCAAGGCGAGCACGGAGCATCATGCGGAGCGCGCCCATAATTTTCGTCCTTATAAAGTGCATGGGCATCGCCATAGGCCGGAAATCGAATTTGCGCTCCAACAGCATCTGGAACGTTCCGTGGAGCTGCAATTTTCCGTGCACAGCCTGGATTTGCCGCGGGGCATTCTCGTTACGTCCTACTCGCTGCTGAAAGAACAAGCGAGCGAAATCGATGTGAAAAAAGCATTTTATGGCGCCTACGCGGCAAAGCCGTTTGTCCATTATTTTAATTCCAAAAACGGCTCCTATTCGTATCCAATGATCAAAACGACAGCCGGGACGAATTACGCTGAAGTTGGCGCTTATGTAGAGGGCCGCAATTGCGTATCGATCGCCTCGATCGACAACCTGATTAAAGGAGCGGCAGGGCAAGCCATTCAGGCTGCGAACCTTTACAGCGGCATTGCGGAGGAGGCGGGCTTACAATTTGAGCTAGAGGGGGCATGGCCTTAATGTCGAGCCAGAGCTTGTATGTCATTAAACTTGGGAGCAGCACGATTATGCACCATCCCGAAGTATTTGCCGAGCTCAATGATCTGGTGCAAAAAGGAAAAAAAGTGCTGCTCGTAGCGGGCGGAGCAGAAGGCATCCGGCAAAAATACGAGCAGCTGAACCGGAGTATTCCGGTTCTCGCTTTAGCGAATGGAGATGAGGCGCGGTACTGCTCTCCGTCAGAGATGCCGCTCATTCGGGCGGCATACCAGGAGTTTATTTTAGCGAAGGTCCATGAGCAATTAAAAAGCTACCATCTCAAAGTATTCGCCCAAATCGGCGGGGACAACGAGGTTGTATTTGGACA
This genomic window contains:
- the argC gene encoding N-acetyl-gamma-glutamyl-phosphate reductase, whose product is MSVMGSSVKRVAILGGNGFTGGELYRLLKRHPYFKVDFVSSESKAGLPLDKFFVSSARQKRAEGGKFQKLASLAGHYDFIFSCLPTGVLPRHIDHIAEHAEYVINVSGDYRLNDQELLRQHYPESLSHPAKGGSHYFIPEFSDINLEAKVVNLPGCMAVATIYTLFPLLAANLIEPRVISDAKTGSSGGGKASTEHHAERAHNFRPYKVHGHRHRPEIEFALQQHLERSVELQFSVHSLDLPRGILVTSYSLLKEQASEIDVKKAFYGAYAAKPFVHYFNSKNGSYSYPMIKTTAGTNYAEVGAYVEGRNCVSIASIDNLIKGAAGQAIQAANLYSGIAEEAGLQFELEGAWP